The following are encoded together in the Aerococcus mictus genome:
- the parC gene encoding DNA topoisomerase IV subunit A, translating to MAIDIQELSLDEVMGDRFGRYSKYIIQDRALPDIRDGLKPVQRRILYAMYHDGNTSDHAFRKSAKTVGNVIGNYHPHGDSSVYEAMVRMSQAWKNRMPLIDMHGNNGSMDGDPAAAMRYTEARLSKLADELLKDLNKDTVDTILNFDDTEEEPVVLPAGFPNLLVNGSQGISAGYATEIPTHNLGEVIDAVNYYIDHPKAKVETLMKYLPGPDFPTGGIIQGKDQLIKAYKTGRGKVVVRAQTEVESLKAGRKQIVITELPFEVNKADLVRKMDELRLNRSIDGVLEVRDESDRSGLRIIVELKKDADADQILQYYFKHTNLQINYNFNMVAINKQRPEQVGLIAIIQAYIDHRKDVVSRRTQYDLNKAQSRRHIVDGLIKAISILDQVIAIIRNSTDKKDAKNNLINEYQFSQAQAEAIVTLQLYRLTNTDITALQEEKLSLNEAINQYQAILSDETILMKLIQSELKAIKKAYATDRLTKIEAEVEEIKIKKEFLIPDEEVVTVVTRGGYIKRSSLRSYQSSNFSDLGLRDGDHVLYLASHSTLENLVLITNKGNYVFQPVYEMQELRWKDLGEHLSQRIPIASDEKIIQVYPYDKDSQDTIVLATREGMIKQSRLSELKKIRGHKNKASQIMPLSSPLDEVVNCYLVNNQKDNQSGEVILFTALGFSLRYQISEINTVGLRAKGVISINLKDQDQVVNFVYQDQVDEDQQILLATQRGYMKRIRWRDIQTMTRAKRGLMVLREVKSKPHRLVQALEVESTQEVYELYTSNGELSQIKAVDVPLHERYSNGSQIIDEGRLGELLNVIPLYRKDPEK from the coding sequence ATGGCGATTGATATTCAAGAACTAAGTCTTGACGAAGTAATGGGCGATCGTTTTGGTCGTTATTCCAAATATATTATTCAAGATCGCGCTTTGCCTGATATCAGGGATGGACTCAAACCCGTCCAACGGCGCATTTTATATGCTATGTATCATGATGGCAATACTTCAGACCATGCTTTTAGGAAGTCCGCCAAAACCGTCGGGAATGTGATTGGCAATTATCACCCCCATGGAGATAGCTCGGTTTATGAAGCCATGGTGAGAATGAGTCAAGCTTGGAAAAACCGCATGCCCCTGATTGATATGCATGGGAATAATGGGTCCATGGACGGCGACCCTGCGGCAGCCATGCGTTATACTGAAGCACGATTATCTAAGCTGGCCGATGAACTACTTAAGGACTTAAACAAAGATACTGTCGATACCATTTTGAACTTTGATGATACTGAGGAAGAACCTGTTGTTTTACCTGCTGGTTTTCCTAATTTATTAGTCAATGGCTCACAAGGGATATCAGCAGGTTACGCTACTGAAATTCCTACCCACAATCTGGGGGAAGTCATTGATGCAGTCAATTACTATATTGATCACCCTAAAGCTAAGGTAGAAACCCTGATGAAGTATCTTCCCGGCCCTGATTTTCCCACTGGGGGCATTATCCAAGGAAAAGACCAGCTGATTAAAGCCTATAAAACGGGTCGAGGCAAGGTAGTAGTTCGGGCACAAACGGAAGTGGAGTCGCTTAAGGCAGGCCGTAAACAGATCGTAATTACAGAGCTGCCTTTTGAGGTCAATAAGGCTGATTTGGTCCGTAAGATGGACGAATTACGCCTCAATCGAAGTATTGATGGGGTCCTGGAAGTCCGTGATGAATCTGACCGATCTGGCTTACGTATTATTGTTGAACTGAAAAAAGATGCCGATGCCGATCAAATTTTACAGTATTACTTTAAGCATACTAATTTACAAATCAACTATAATTTCAATATGGTGGCCATTAACAAGCAACGTCCGGAACAGGTTGGTTTAATTGCGATTATTCAAGCCTATATTGACCACCGCAAAGACGTGGTGAGTCGTAGAACCCAATATGACTTAAACAAGGCCCAAAGTCGCCGCCATATTGTTGATGGTTTGATTAAGGCTATTTCCATTCTTGACCAAGTGATTGCAATTATTCGCAACAGTACTGATAAAAAGGATGCTAAAAATAACCTGATTAATGAGTATCAATTTTCTCAGGCGCAAGCAGAAGCCATCGTCACCTTACAACTCTATCGCTTAACCAATACTGATATTACGGCTCTGCAGGAAGAAAAGTTATCTCTAAATGAAGCCATTAATCAATACCAAGCGATTTTAAGCGATGAAACGATTTTGATGAAGTTAATTCAATCAGAATTGAAGGCTATCAAAAAAGCTTATGCTACTGACCGTTTAACTAAGATTGAAGCTGAGGTAGAAGAAATAAAAATTAAGAAGGAATTTTTAATTCCTGATGAAGAGGTCGTTACTGTAGTGACCCGGGGCGGTTATATTAAGCGCTCTAGCCTAAGAAGCTACCAATCCTCTAATTTCTCCGACTTAGGCTTAAGAGATGGCGACCATGTCTTATACTTAGCTTCGCATTCAACTTTAGAGAATTTAGTCCTTATTACTAATAAGGGCAATTATGTTTTCCAACCAGTTTATGAGATGCAAGAACTCCGCTGGAAAGACCTTGGCGAACACCTTTCTCAACGCATTCCTATTGCTTCCGATGAGAAGATTATCCAAGTCTATCCCTATGATAAGGACAGTCAAGATACGATTGTCCTTGCTACTCGAGAAGGAATGATTAAACAAAGTAGGCTCAGTGAATTGAAGAAAATTCGGGGCCACAAGAATAAAGCTTCTCAAATTATGCCTTTATCCAGCCCTCTTGATGAAGTAGTTAACTGCTATTTAGTTAATAATCAAAAAGACAATCAAAGTGGCGAAGTGATCTTATTTACCGCCTTAGGCTTTAGCTTGCGTTACCAAATCAGTGAAATTAATACAGTAGGTCTACGTGCTAAGGGGGTTATTTCCATCAACCTTAAAGACCAAGACCAGGTGGTTAATTTTGTCTACCAAGACCAGGTGGATGAGGACCAGCAAATCCTCCTTGCCACACAGCGGGGTTATATGAAACGGATACGTTGGCGGGATATTCAAACCATGACCCGGGCTAAGCGGGGCCTGATGGTACTACGCGAGGTTAAATCAAAACCCCACCGTTTAGTTCAAGCTCTAGAGGTTGAATCGACTCAAGAAGTCTATGAATTATATACCAGTAATGGGGAACTAAGCCAGATTAAAGCGGTTGATGTGCCACTTCATGAGCGTTATAGTAATGGCTCACAAATTATTGACGAAGGCCGTTTAGGTGAATTGCTTAATGTCATTCCCCTATACAGAAAAGATCCAGAAAAATAA
- a CDS encoding manganese-dependent inorganic pyrophosphatase: MSKILIFGHQNPDMDAITSAISFSYLLNTLGYDTEPVALGEANDETKYALDHFNHEGLRVIEKAGDETDTVALVDHNEFQQSVADIKDLNVFAVVDHHRVGNFETSAPLYYIAKPLGCTQSVIYDLYQEKGVEIPQQIAGLMLSGIISDTLLYSSPTCTEKDKEIAKKLAEIAGVDDESYGTEMLKAGANVDDKSAVEIADGDAKSFNMGGKEVRIGQVNVVDANDVIKRKDEVLKAMKELLINNNYDAFLLVITNILTNDSEGLLVGDDSLTKNLEKAFDVDVTDHQLALKGIVSRKKQIVPPLTDSFEG; encoded by the coding sequence ATGAGTAAAATTTTAATTTTTGGCCACCAAAATCCTGATATGGATGCGATTACCAGTGCTATTTCCTTTAGCTATTTATTAAATACCCTAGGTTATGATACCGAACCCGTTGCTTTAGGAGAGGCTAATGACGAAACTAAATATGCCCTAGATCATTTTAATCATGAAGGCCTTCGTGTGATTGAAAAAGCCGGTGATGAAACTGATACCGTAGCTTTAGTGGACCATAACGAGTTCCAACAATCTGTTGCAGATATAAAAGACCTTAATGTCTTTGCCGTGGTCGACCACCACCGGGTAGGAAACTTCGAAACCTCTGCACCACTTTATTACATTGCTAAACCTTTAGGATGTACCCAAAGTGTGATTTATGACCTTTATCAAGAAAAGGGCGTTGAAATCCCTCAACAAATTGCAGGATTAATGTTATCAGGGATTATCTCTGACACCTTACTCTATTCTTCTCCAACCTGTACCGAAAAAGACAAGGAAATCGCTAAAAAACTAGCTGAAATTGCTGGAGTGGACGATGAAAGCTACGGAACCGAAATGCTTAAGGCTGGTGCTAATGTTGATGATAAATCAGCTGTAGAAATCGCTGATGGAGACGCGAAATCCTTTAATATGGGTGGAAAAGAAGTTCGCATTGGCCAAGTGAATGTGGTAGATGCTAACGATGTTATCAAACGTAAGGATGAAGTCCTTAAAGCCATGAAAGAATTACTAATTAATAATAATTACGATGCTTTCTTATTGGTGATCACCAACATCTTAACCAATGACTCAGAAGGTCTATTAGTTGGCGATGATTCCTTAACTAAGAACCTTGAAAAAGCTTTTGATGTAGATGTTACAGACCATCAATTAGCCTTGAAAGGCATTGTTTCGCGTAAGAAACAAATTGTCCCTCCATTAACAGATTCCTTTGAAGGCTAA